A stretch of the Cervus canadensis isolate Bull #8, Minnesota chromosome 16, ASM1932006v1, whole genome shotgun sequence genome encodes the following:
- the CEP72 gene encoding centrosomal protein of 72 kDa isoform X1 produces the protein MAPGGRVLLCEEKIREKSGLAPHCDLAELRSLSIPGTYQEKITHLGNSLMNLTGLKSLDLSRNSLVSLEQGIECLTVLESLNLYYNRISSLAEVFRLHSLAALSDVDLRLNPVVKSESDYRLFVVHMLPGLQQLDDRPVRESERRASRLHFGSEESLDSKQSFPSVFREERPHHSRVKCTDPSAKKCLVMDADDEAVLNLIAECEWDLSNPPGSMSSSQKESEASLQSSQAESRHRLSPQSAQHQCGDALWKGPERRRSSPRAGCVEPRLQDQRCGELPPRHFAPDSTETEDSGASSQKSSVSTQKMLNPLPAPEKYRKRRMPGGRFQVPMDEACLSSLEGSLNVSRRSGSEGWGQAASSLSATPGPETPRPPSASEACPKLHSTVLPRKKATLEMLLLEALLDLVDMHWNGRGSLHSSEVFLAQARHILSSVQEFTTTQDTSTTVNEEISSLTLENKSLHSRLAELQQQYGMKMTEVVLELSDTRKEMDYLRQHLDRSLEESSSLKSLLFSMKKDVRTADAPSALNLQISGEREAALRRARGAQAAPGALRQDPGAHADAAGEPQLPGQHQRAPAAGAGPDARSAPGRGGAAALELQGAQEDPCAVPQQPPRREACLPAARPMSPSPPCLQGLKRPKKIDSSTPFMCQTVRSLLFHQLS, from the exons CTGAACTTCGGTCATTATCTATTCCTGGAACTTACCAAGAAAAGATTACTCACCTAGGAAATTCTTTGATGAATTTAACAGGTCTAAAATCTCTAGATCTCTCACGAAACTCCTTGGTTAGTCTAGAG CAGGGCATTGAGTGCCTGACGGTGCTGGAGAGCCTCAACCTTTACTACAACCGCATCTCCTCGCTGGCGGAAGTCTTCCGGCTCCACTCCCTGGCAGCGCTCTCCGACGTGGACTTGCGGCTGAACCCCGTGGTGAAGAGCGAGTCTGACTACCGCCTCTTCGTGGTGCACATGCTCCCGGGACTCCAGCAGCTGG ATGACCGCCCCGTGAGGGAGAGTGAGCGGAGAGCGTCCCGGCTACATTTTGGTTCAGAGGAATCGCTGGACTCAAAGCAGAGCTTCCCGTCTGTTTTCAGAGAAGAAAg ACCTCATCACTCCAGGGTCAAGTGCACTGACCCCTCCGCCAAAAAGTGCTTGGTCATGGACGCTGATGACGAGGCGGTCCTGAACCTCATTGCCGAGTGCGAGTGGGACCTCAGCAACCCTCCTGGGAGCATGAGTTCCAGTCAGAAGGAATCAGAGGCCAGCCTCCAGAGCTCCCAAG CAGAGTCGCGGCACCGACTGAGCCCGCAGTCAGCCCAGCACCAGTGCGGGGACGCCCTGTGGAAGGGCCCCGAGAGGCGCAGGAGCAGCCCCAGGGCCGGCTGCGTGGAGCCGAGGCTGCAGGACCAGCGCTGCGGCGAGCTCCCCCCGCGGCACTTCGCCCCAG ACTCCACGGAGACTGAGGACTCAGGCGCTTCTTCTCAGAAGTCCAGTGTGTCGACACAAAAGATGTTAAACCCCTTACCTGCTCCTGAGAAGTACAGGAAGCGGAGGATGCCTGGCGGGAGGTTCCAGGTGCCCATGGACGAGGCGTGTCTCAGCTCTCTGGAGGGGAGCCTGAATGTGAGCCGGAGGAGCGGCTCGGAGGGCTGGGGCCAGGCCGCCTCTTCCCTCTCGGCTACCCCGGGGCCCGAGACCCCAAGGCCGCCCAGCGCAAGCGAG GCATGTCCCAAACTGCACTCCACCGTGCTGCCCAGGAAGAAGGCCACCCTGGAGATGCTGCTCCTGGAAGCGCTCCTCGACCTGGTGGACATGCACTGGAACGGCCGCGGGTCCCTGCACAGCAGTGAAGTCTTCCTTG CTCAGGCGAGACACATTTTGTCATCTGTTCAAGAGTTTACAACCACTCAGGACACTTCAACAACTGTGAATGAAGAAATTAGCTCCCTGACTCTGGAAAATAAGTCTCTGCACAGTCGCCTTGCTGAGCTGCAGCAACAGTACGGCATGAAGATGACTGAGGTGGTGCTGGAACTCAGCGACACGCGGAAGGAGATG GATTACCTGAGGCAGCATCTGGACAGATCTCTGGAGGAGAGCAGTAGCTTGAAGTCGCTTTTGTTCAGCATGAAGAAAGACGTGAGGACCGCTGATGCTCCGTCCGCACTGAACCTGCAGATCTCCG GCGAGCGTGAAGCAGCTCTCAGGCGAGCTCGTGGAGCTCAAGCAGCACCTGGAGCACTACGACAAGATCCAGGAGCTCACGCAGATGCTGCAGGAGAGCCACAG CTCCCTGGTCAGCACCAACGCGCGCCTGCTGCAGGAGCTGGACCAGATGCGCGGTCAGCACCAGGCCGAGGTGGAGCAGCTGCACTGGAGCTACAAGGAGCTCAAGAAGACCCTTGCGCTGTTCCCCAGCAGCCCCCGAGACGCGAGGCCTGCCTCCCAGCCGCGCGCCCTATGAGCCCCTCTCCGCCATGTCTTCAGGGCCTGAAGCGTCCTAAAAAGATAGATTCATCCACGCCTTTCATGTGTCAGACAGTCAGATCTTTACTTTTTCATCAACTATCTTGA
- the CEP72 gene encoding centrosomal protein of 72 kDa isoform X4, producing the protein MAPGGRVLLCEEKIREKSGLAPHCDLAELRSLSIPGTYQEKITHLGNSLMNLTGLKSLDLSRNSLVSLEQGIECLTVLESLNLYYNRISSLAEVFRLHSLAALSDVDLRLNPVVKSESDYRLFVVHMLPGLQQLDDRPVRESERRASRLHFGSEESLDSKQSFPSVFREERPHHSRVKCTDPSAKKCLVMDADDEAVLNLIAECEWDLSNPPGSMSSSQKESEASLQSSQESRHRLSPQSAQHQCGDALWKGPERRRSSPRAGCVEPRLQDQRCGELPPRHFAPDSTETEDSGASSQKSSVSTQKMLNPLPAPEKYRKRRMPGGRFQVPMDEACLSSLEGSLNVSRRSGSEGWGQAASSLSATPGPETPRPPSASEACPKLHSTVLPRKKATLEMLLLEALLDLVDMHWNGRGSLHSSEVFLAQARHILSSVQEFTTTQDTSTTVNEEISSLTLENKSLHSRLAELQQQYGMKMTEVVLELSDTRKEMDYLRQHLDRSLEESSSLKSLLFSMKKDVRTADAPSALNLQISGEREAALRRARGAQAAPGALRQDPGAHADAAGEPQLPGQHQRAPAAGAGPDARSAPGRGGAAALELQGAQEDPCAVPQQPPRREACLPAARPMSPSPPCLQGLKRPKKIDSSTPFMCQTVRSLLFHQLS; encoded by the exons CTGAACTTCGGTCATTATCTATTCCTGGAACTTACCAAGAAAAGATTACTCACCTAGGAAATTCTTTGATGAATTTAACAGGTCTAAAATCTCTAGATCTCTCACGAAACTCCTTGGTTAGTCTAGAG CAGGGCATTGAGTGCCTGACGGTGCTGGAGAGCCTCAACCTTTACTACAACCGCATCTCCTCGCTGGCGGAAGTCTTCCGGCTCCACTCCCTGGCAGCGCTCTCCGACGTGGACTTGCGGCTGAACCCCGTGGTGAAGAGCGAGTCTGACTACCGCCTCTTCGTGGTGCACATGCTCCCGGGACTCCAGCAGCTGG ATGACCGCCCCGTGAGGGAGAGTGAGCGGAGAGCGTCCCGGCTACATTTTGGTTCAGAGGAATCGCTGGACTCAAAGCAGAGCTTCCCGTCTGTTTTCAGAGAAGAAAg ACCTCATCACTCCAGGGTCAAGTGCACTGACCCCTCCGCCAAAAAGTGCTTGGTCATGGACGCTGATGACGAGGCGGTCCTGAACCTCATTGCCGAGTGCGAGTGGGACCTCAGCAACCCTCCTGGGAGCATGAGTTCCAGTCAGAAGGAATCAGAGGCCAGCCTCCAGAGCTCCCAAG AGTCGCGGCACCGACTGAGCCCGCAGTCAGCCCAGCACCAGTGCGGGGACGCCCTGTGGAAGGGCCCCGAGAGGCGCAGGAGCAGCCCCAGGGCCGGCTGCGTGGAGCCGAGGCTGCAGGACCAGCGCTGCGGCGAGCTCCCCCCGCGGCACTTCGCCCCAG ACTCCACGGAGACTGAGGACTCAGGCGCTTCTTCTCAGAAGTCCAGTGTGTCGACACAAAAGATGTTAAACCCCTTACCTGCTCCTGAGAAGTACAGGAAGCGGAGGATGCCTGGCGGGAGGTTCCAGGTGCCCATGGACGAGGCGTGTCTCAGCTCTCTGGAGGGGAGCCTGAATGTGAGCCGGAGGAGCGGCTCGGAGGGCTGGGGCCAGGCCGCCTCTTCCCTCTCGGCTACCCCGGGGCCCGAGACCCCAAGGCCGCCCAGCGCAAGCGAG GCATGTCCCAAACTGCACTCCACCGTGCTGCCCAGGAAGAAGGCCACCCTGGAGATGCTGCTCCTGGAAGCGCTCCTCGACCTGGTGGACATGCACTGGAACGGCCGCGGGTCCCTGCACAGCAGTGAAGTCTTCCTTG CTCAGGCGAGACACATTTTGTCATCTGTTCAAGAGTTTACAACCACTCAGGACACTTCAACAACTGTGAATGAAGAAATTAGCTCCCTGACTCTGGAAAATAAGTCTCTGCACAGTCGCCTTGCTGAGCTGCAGCAACAGTACGGCATGAAGATGACTGAGGTGGTGCTGGAACTCAGCGACACGCGGAAGGAGATG GATTACCTGAGGCAGCATCTGGACAGATCTCTGGAGGAGAGCAGTAGCTTGAAGTCGCTTTTGTTCAGCATGAAGAAAGACGTGAGGACCGCTGATGCTCCGTCCGCACTGAACCTGCAGATCTCCG GCGAGCGTGAAGCAGCTCTCAGGCGAGCTCGTGGAGCTCAAGCAGCACCTGGAGCACTACGACAAGATCCAGGAGCTCACGCAGATGCTGCAGGAGAGCCACAG CTCCCTGGTCAGCACCAACGCGCGCCTGCTGCAGGAGCTGGACCAGATGCGCGGTCAGCACCAGGCCGAGGTGGAGCAGCTGCACTGGAGCTACAAGGAGCTCAAGAAGACCCTTGCGCTGTTCCCCAGCAGCCCCCGAGACGCGAGGCCTGCCTCCCAGCCGCGCGCCCTATGAGCCCCTCTCCGCCATGTCTTCAGGGCCTGAAGCGTCCTAAAAAGATAGATTCATCCACGCCTTTCATGTGTCAGACAGTCAGATCTTTACTTTTTCATCAACTATCTTGA
- the CEP72 gene encoding centrosomal protein of 72 kDa isoform X2, giving the protein MAPGGRVLLCEEKIREKSGLAPHCDLAELRSLSIPGTYQEKITHLGNSLMNLTGLKSLDLSRNSLVSLEGIECLTVLESLNLYYNRISSLAEVFRLHSLAALSDVDLRLNPVVKSESDYRLFVVHMLPGLQQLDDRPVRESERRASRLHFGSEESLDSKQSFPSVFREERPHHSRVKCTDPSAKKCLVMDADDEAVLNLIAECEWDLSNPPGSMSSSQKESEASLQSSQAESRHRLSPQSAQHQCGDALWKGPERRRSSPRAGCVEPRLQDQRCGELPPRHFAPDSTETEDSGASSQKSSVSTQKMLNPLPAPEKYRKRRMPGGRFQVPMDEACLSSLEGSLNVSRRSGSEGWGQAASSLSATPGPETPRPPSASEACPKLHSTVLPRKKATLEMLLLEALLDLVDMHWNGRGSLHSSEVFLAQARHILSSVQEFTTTQDTSTTVNEEISSLTLENKSLHSRLAELQQQYGMKMTEVVLELSDTRKEMDYLRQHLDRSLEESSSLKSLLFSMKKDVRTADAPSALNLQISGEREAALRRARGAQAAPGALRQDPGAHADAAGEPQLPGQHQRAPAAGAGPDARSAPGRGGAAALELQGAQEDPCAVPQQPPRREACLPAARPMSPSPPCLQGLKRPKKIDSSTPFMCQTVRSLLFHQLS; this is encoded by the exons CTGAACTTCGGTCATTATCTATTCCTGGAACTTACCAAGAAAAGATTACTCACCTAGGAAATTCTTTGATGAATTTAACAGGTCTAAAATCTCTAGATCTCTCACGAAACTCCTTGGTTAGTCTAGAG GGCATTGAGTGCCTGACGGTGCTGGAGAGCCTCAACCTTTACTACAACCGCATCTCCTCGCTGGCGGAAGTCTTCCGGCTCCACTCCCTGGCAGCGCTCTCCGACGTGGACTTGCGGCTGAACCCCGTGGTGAAGAGCGAGTCTGACTACCGCCTCTTCGTGGTGCACATGCTCCCGGGACTCCAGCAGCTGG ATGACCGCCCCGTGAGGGAGAGTGAGCGGAGAGCGTCCCGGCTACATTTTGGTTCAGAGGAATCGCTGGACTCAAAGCAGAGCTTCCCGTCTGTTTTCAGAGAAGAAAg ACCTCATCACTCCAGGGTCAAGTGCACTGACCCCTCCGCCAAAAAGTGCTTGGTCATGGACGCTGATGACGAGGCGGTCCTGAACCTCATTGCCGAGTGCGAGTGGGACCTCAGCAACCCTCCTGGGAGCATGAGTTCCAGTCAGAAGGAATCAGAGGCCAGCCTCCAGAGCTCCCAAG CAGAGTCGCGGCACCGACTGAGCCCGCAGTCAGCCCAGCACCAGTGCGGGGACGCCCTGTGGAAGGGCCCCGAGAGGCGCAGGAGCAGCCCCAGGGCCGGCTGCGTGGAGCCGAGGCTGCAGGACCAGCGCTGCGGCGAGCTCCCCCCGCGGCACTTCGCCCCAG ACTCCACGGAGACTGAGGACTCAGGCGCTTCTTCTCAGAAGTCCAGTGTGTCGACACAAAAGATGTTAAACCCCTTACCTGCTCCTGAGAAGTACAGGAAGCGGAGGATGCCTGGCGGGAGGTTCCAGGTGCCCATGGACGAGGCGTGTCTCAGCTCTCTGGAGGGGAGCCTGAATGTGAGCCGGAGGAGCGGCTCGGAGGGCTGGGGCCAGGCCGCCTCTTCCCTCTCGGCTACCCCGGGGCCCGAGACCCCAAGGCCGCCCAGCGCAAGCGAG GCATGTCCCAAACTGCACTCCACCGTGCTGCCCAGGAAGAAGGCCACCCTGGAGATGCTGCTCCTGGAAGCGCTCCTCGACCTGGTGGACATGCACTGGAACGGCCGCGGGTCCCTGCACAGCAGTGAAGTCTTCCTTG CTCAGGCGAGACACATTTTGTCATCTGTTCAAGAGTTTACAACCACTCAGGACACTTCAACAACTGTGAATGAAGAAATTAGCTCCCTGACTCTGGAAAATAAGTCTCTGCACAGTCGCCTTGCTGAGCTGCAGCAACAGTACGGCATGAAGATGACTGAGGTGGTGCTGGAACTCAGCGACACGCGGAAGGAGATG GATTACCTGAGGCAGCATCTGGACAGATCTCTGGAGGAGAGCAGTAGCTTGAAGTCGCTTTTGTTCAGCATGAAGAAAGACGTGAGGACCGCTGATGCTCCGTCCGCACTGAACCTGCAGATCTCCG GCGAGCGTGAAGCAGCTCTCAGGCGAGCTCGTGGAGCTCAAGCAGCACCTGGAGCACTACGACAAGATCCAGGAGCTCACGCAGATGCTGCAGGAGAGCCACAG CTCCCTGGTCAGCACCAACGCGCGCCTGCTGCAGGAGCTGGACCAGATGCGCGGTCAGCACCAGGCCGAGGTGGAGCAGCTGCACTGGAGCTACAAGGAGCTCAAGAAGACCCTTGCGCTGTTCCCCAGCAGCCCCCGAGACGCGAGGCCTGCCTCCCAGCCGCGCGCCCTATGAGCCCCTCTCCGCCATGTCTTCAGGGCCTGAAGCGTCCTAAAAAGATAGATTCATCCACGCCTTTCATGTGTCAGACAGTCAGATCTTTACTTTTTCATCAACTATCTTGA
- the CEP72 gene encoding centrosomal protein of 72 kDa isoform X5 — MAPGGRVLLCEEKIREKSGLAPHCDLAELRSLSIPGTYQEKITHLGNSLMNLTGLKSLDLSRNSLVSLEGIECLTVLESLNLYYNRISSLAEVFRLHSLAALSDVDLRLNPVVKSESDYRLFVVHMLPGLQQLDDRPVRESERRASRLHFGSEESLDSKQSFPSVFREERPHHSRVKCTDPSAKKCLVMDADDEAVLNLIAECEWDLSNPPGSMSSSQKESEASLQSSQESRHRLSPQSAQHQCGDALWKGPERRRSSPRAGCVEPRLQDQRCGELPPRHFAPDSTETEDSGASSQKSSVSTQKMLNPLPAPEKYRKRRMPGGRFQVPMDEACLSSLEGSLNVSRRSGSEGWGQAASSLSATPGPETPRPPSASEACPKLHSTVLPRKKATLEMLLLEALLDLVDMHWNGRGSLHSSEVFLAQARHILSSVQEFTTTQDTSTTVNEEISSLTLENKSLHSRLAELQQQYGMKMTEVVLELSDTRKEMDYLRQHLDRSLEESSSLKSLLFSMKKDVRTADAPSALNLQISGEREAALRRARGAQAAPGALRQDPGAHADAAGEPQLPGQHQRAPAAGAGPDARSAPGRGGAAALELQGAQEDPCAVPQQPPRREACLPAARPMSPSPPCLQGLKRPKKIDSSTPFMCQTVRSLLFHQLS, encoded by the exons CTGAACTTCGGTCATTATCTATTCCTGGAACTTACCAAGAAAAGATTACTCACCTAGGAAATTCTTTGATGAATTTAACAGGTCTAAAATCTCTAGATCTCTCACGAAACTCCTTGGTTAGTCTAGAG GGCATTGAGTGCCTGACGGTGCTGGAGAGCCTCAACCTTTACTACAACCGCATCTCCTCGCTGGCGGAAGTCTTCCGGCTCCACTCCCTGGCAGCGCTCTCCGACGTGGACTTGCGGCTGAACCCCGTGGTGAAGAGCGAGTCTGACTACCGCCTCTTCGTGGTGCACATGCTCCCGGGACTCCAGCAGCTGG ATGACCGCCCCGTGAGGGAGAGTGAGCGGAGAGCGTCCCGGCTACATTTTGGTTCAGAGGAATCGCTGGACTCAAAGCAGAGCTTCCCGTCTGTTTTCAGAGAAGAAAg ACCTCATCACTCCAGGGTCAAGTGCACTGACCCCTCCGCCAAAAAGTGCTTGGTCATGGACGCTGATGACGAGGCGGTCCTGAACCTCATTGCCGAGTGCGAGTGGGACCTCAGCAACCCTCCTGGGAGCATGAGTTCCAGTCAGAAGGAATCAGAGGCCAGCCTCCAGAGCTCCCAAG AGTCGCGGCACCGACTGAGCCCGCAGTCAGCCCAGCACCAGTGCGGGGACGCCCTGTGGAAGGGCCCCGAGAGGCGCAGGAGCAGCCCCAGGGCCGGCTGCGTGGAGCCGAGGCTGCAGGACCAGCGCTGCGGCGAGCTCCCCCCGCGGCACTTCGCCCCAG ACTCCACGGAGACTGAGGACTCAGGCGCTTCTTCTCAGAAGTCCAGTGTGTCGACACAAAAGATGTTAAACCCCTTACCTGCTCCTGAGAAGTACAGGAAGCGGAGGATGCCTGGCGGGAGGTTCCAGGTGCCCATGGACGAGGCGTGTCTCAGCTCTCTGGAGGGGAGCCTGAATGTGAGCCGGAGGAGCGGCTCGGAGGGCTGGGGCCAGGCCGCCTCTTCCCTCTCGGCTACCCCGGGGCCCGAGACCCCAAGGCCGCCCAGCGCAAGCGAG GCATGTCCCAAACTGCACTCCACCGTGCTGCCCAGGAAGAAGGCCACCCTGGAGATGCTGCTCCTGGAAGCGCTCCTCGACCTGGTGGACATGCACTGGAACGGCCGCGGGTCCCTGCACAGCAGTGAAGTCTTCCTTG CTCAGGCGAGACACATTTTGTCATCTGTTCAAGAGTTTACAACCACTCAGGACACTTCAACAACTGTGAATGAAGAAATTAGCTCCCTGACTCTGGAAAATAAGTCTCTGCACAGTCGCCTTGCTGAGCTGCAGCAACAGTACGGCATGAAGATGACTGAGGTGGTGCTGGAACTCAGCGACACGCGGAAGGAGATG GATTACCTGAGGCAGCATCTGGACAGATCTCTGGAGGAGAGCAGTAGCTTGAAGTCGCTTTTGTTCAGCATGAAGAAAGACGTGAGGACCGCTGATGCTCCGTCCGCACTGAACCTGCAGATCTCCG GCGAGCGTGAAGCAGCTCTCAGGCGAGCTCGTGGAGCTCAAGCAGCACCTGGAGCACTACGACAAGATCCAGGAGCTCACGCAGATGCTGCAGGAGAGCCACAG CTCCCTGGTCAGCACCAACGCGCGCCTGCTGCAGGAGCTGGACCAGATGCGCGGTCAGCACCAGGCCGAGGTGGAGCAGCTGCACTGGAGCTACAAGGAGCTCAAGAAGACCCTTGCGCTGTTCCCCAGCAGCCCCCGAGACGCGAGGCCTGCCTCCCAGCCGCGCGCCCTATGAGCCCCTCTCCGCCATGTCTTCAGGGCCTGAAGCGTCCTAAAAAGATAGATTCATCCACGCCTTTCATGTGTCAGACAGTCAGATCTTTACTTTTTCATCAACTATCTTGA
- the CEP72 gene encoding centrosomal protein of 72 kDa isoform X8, producing the protein MAPGGRVLLCEEKIREKSGLAPHCDLAELRSLSIPGTYQEKITHLGNSLMNLTGLKSLDLSRNSLVSLEQGIECLTVLESLNLYYNRISSLAEVFRLHSLAALSDVDLRLNPVVKSESDYRLFVVHMLPGLQQLDDRPVRESERRASRLHFGSEESLDSKQSFPSVFREERPHHSRVKCTDPSAKKCLVMDADDEAVLNLIAECEWDLSNPPGSMSSSQKESEASLQSSQAESRHRLSPQSAQHQCGDALWKGPERRRSSPRAGCVEPRLQDQRCGELPPRHFAPDSTETEDSGASSQKSSVSTQKMLNPLPAPEKYRKRRMPGGRFQVPMDEACLSSLEGSLNVSRRSGSEGWGQAASSLSATPGPETPRPPSASEACPKLHSTVLPRKKATLEMLLLEALLDLVDMHWNGRGSLHSSEVFLAQARHILSSVQEFTTTQDTSTTVNEEISSLTLENKSLHSRLAELQQQYGMKMTEVVLELSDTRKEMDYLRQHLDRSLEESSSLKSLLFSMKKDVRTADAPSALNLQISAPWSAPTRACCRSWTRCAVSTRPRWSSCTGATRSSRRPLRCSPAAPETRGLPPSRAPYEPLSAMSSGPEAS; encoded by the exons CTGAACTTCGGTCATTATCTATTCCTGGAACTTACCAAGAAAAGATTACTCACCTAGGAAATTCTTTGATGAATTTAACAGGTCTAAAATCTCTAGATCTCTCACGAAACTCCTTGGTTAGTCTAGAG CAGGGCATTGAGTGCCTGACGGTGCTGGAGAGCCTCAACCTTTACTACAACCGCATCTCCTCGCTGGCGGAAGTCTTCCGGCTCCACTCCCTGGCAGCGCTCTCCGACGTGGACTTGCGGCTGAACCCCGTGGTGAAGAGCGAGTCTGACTACCGCCTCTTCGTGGTGCACATGCTCCCGGGACTCCAGCAGCTGG ATGACCGCCCCGTGAGGGAGAGTGAGCGGAGAGCGTCCCGGCTACATTTTGGTTCAGAGGAATCGCTGGACTCAAAGCAGAGCTTCCCGTCTGTTTTCAGAGAAGAAAg ACCTCATCACTCCAGGGTCAAGTGCACTGACCCCTCCGCCAAAAAGTGCTTGGTCATGGACGCTGATGACGAGGCGGTCCTGAACCTCATTGCCGAGTGCGAGTGGGACCTCAGCAACCCTCCTGGGAGCATGAGTTCCAGTCAGAAGGAATCAGAGGCCAGCCTCCAGAGCTCCCAAG CAGAGTCGCGGCACCGACTGAGCCCGCAGTCAGCCCAGCACCAGTGCGGGGACGCCCTGTGGAAGGGCCCCGAGAGGCGCAGGAGCAGCCCCAGGGCCGGCTGCGTGGAGCCGAGGCTGCAGGACCAGCGCTGCGGCGAGCTCCCCCCGCGGCACTTCGCCCCAG ACTCCACGGAGACTGAGGACTCAGGCGCTTCTTCTCAGAAGTCCAGTGTGTCGACACAAAAGATGTTAAACCCCTTACCTGCTCCTGAGAAGTACAGGAAGCGGAGGATGCCTGGCGGGAGGTTCCAGGTGCCCATGGACGAGGCGTGTCTCAGCTCTCTGGAGGGGAGCCTGAATGTGAGCCGGAGGAGCGGCTCGGAGGGCTGGGGCCAGGCCGCCTCTTCCCTCTCGGCTACCCCGGGGCCCGAGACCCCAAGGCCGCCCAGCGCAAGCGAG GCATGTCCCAAACTGCACTCCACCGTGCTGCCCAGGAAGAAGGCCACCCTGGAGATGCTGCTCCTGGAAGCGCTCCTCGACCTGGTGGACATGCACTGGAACGGCCGCGGGTCCCTGCACAGCAGTGAAGTCTTCCTTG CTCAGGCGAGACACATTTTGTCATCTGTTCAAGAGTTTACAACCACTCAGGACACTTCAACAACTGTGAATGAAGAAATTAGCTCCCTGACTCTGGAAAATAAGTCTCTGCACAGTCGCCTTGCTGAGCTGCAGCAACAGTACGGCATGAAGATGACTGAGGTGGTGCTGGAACTCAGCGACACGCGGAAGGAGATG GATTACCTGAGGCAGCATCTGGACAGATCTCTGGAGGAGAGCAGTAGCTTGAAGTCGCTTTTGTTCAGCATGAAGAAAGACGTGAGGACCGCTGATGCTCCGTCCGCACTGAACCTGCAGATCTCCG CTCCCTGGTCAGCACCAACGCGCGCCTGCTGCAGGAGCTGGACCAGATGCGCGGTCAGCACCAGGCCGAGGTGGAGCAGCTGCACTGGAGCTACAAGGAGCTCAAGAAGACCCTTGCGCTGTTCCCCAGCAGCCCCCGAGACGCGAGGCCTGCCTCCCAGCCGCGCGCCCTATGAGCCCCTCTCCGCCATGTCTTCAGGGCCTGAAGCGTCCTAA